From a single Anabas testudineus chromosome 5, fAnaTes1.2, whole genome shotgun sequence genomic region:
- the LOC113153441 gene encoding retinol dehydrogenase 10-A has protein sequence MELEVFAIVQEIKRIFLMVLQMMMLDVIYFILHPRTKPVEGELVLITGSGGGLGRLFAQEFTKHGAEVVLWAITVKAFLPQMKAHDHGHIMILASVLSLFSTARVEDYCASKFAAVGFYKSLAHELLVKEVEGVQTTLLCPYIVDTGMFEGCKMLLLPWESNWVVNRFMGSDKCMYPFIETMKKEAFNGTIKGA, from the exons ATGGAGCTTGAGGTATTTGCCATAGTCCAGGAG ATCAAAAGGATTTTCCTAATGGTTCTCCAGATGATGATGCTCGATGTGATCTACTTCATCCTGCACCCACGCACCAAGCCAGTTGAGGGTGAGCTGGTGCTGATAACTGGATCAGGCGGTGGTCTGGGTCGTCTTTTTGCTCAGGAATTCACCAAGCATGGGGCAGAGGTGGTACTATGGGCCATT ACAGTGAAGGCTTTTCTCCCTCAAATGAAGGCTCACGATCATGGACACATCATGATCCTCGCCAGCGTCCTCAGCCTCTTCAGCACAGCTCGTGTCGAG GATTACTGTGCCAGTAAGTTTGCTGCAGTGGGTTTCTACAAGTCTCTGGCACATGAGTTACTGGTTAAGGAAGTGGAAGGAGTCCAGACAACACTTCTGTGTCCATATATAGTGGACACGGGGATGTTTGAAGGCTGCAAGATGCT GTTGTTGCCATGGGAATCCAATTGGGTTGTGAATCGCTTCATGGGGTCTGACAAGTGCATGTACCCCTTTATTGAAACTATGAAAAAAGAGGCATTTAATGGTACTATTAAAGGTGCATAA